One Microcaecilia unicolor chromosome 8, aMicUni1.1, whole genome shotgun sequence DNA window includes the following coding sequences:
- the GNG13 gene encoding guanine nucleotide-binding protein G(I)/G(S)/G(O) subunit gamma-13: MDDEIDVPQMKKEIESLKHQLAFKREMSSKSIPELIKWIEDGVPNDPFLNPDLMKSNPWVERGKCSIL, encoded by the exons ATGGATGATGAAATCGATGTACCCCAGATGAAAAAGGAGATCGAAAGCCTGAAACATCAGCTGGCTTTCAAGAGAGAGATGTCATCCAAGTCTATACCTGA GCTGATTAAATGGATAGAAGATGGTGTTCCAAACGATCCATTCCTGAATCCTGACCTTATGAAAAGCAACCCCTGGGTGGAAAGGGGAAAGTGCTCCATCCTGTAA